A stretch of Colletotrichum lupini chromosome 2, complete sequence DNA encodes these proteins:
- a CDS encoding steroid monooxygenase, with product MGSLPAPPAQAEYQILEKPSRSGRKLRIVCLGGGASALNLAHEIDTCKTLDLDLVCYEKNPSIGGTWYENRYPGCGCDIPSVNYQFSWAPSPEWTKFYSSAPEILQYFKDIAEKYDLNKYIRLNHTVTGAFWNEGKQKWSIQIQKADGTTIEDSADIFVNASGVLNKWKWPAIKGRETFKGKMMHSANWDNSIDLTGKKVGVIGSGSSAVQIVPNIQPIVGSLSCFIRSSSWVVGGFGQRFAGKKGSNFEYSEEQHEILRKDPKKYLAYRKKIESELNSRFRFILNGSKEQADAKAFAAEDMRSKLASRPDLQDLIIPKDFAVGCRRPTPGNGYLEALCEDNVNVVSSSIQEITPNGMKTADGVEHEFDIIVCATGFDVSWRPHYPTIGRDGVSLSEYWRDTPNTYLSMTVANMPNYIIFNGPYGPYGHGSFLPITETVARYVMQMLHKMSEEEISSFCPKQEAVNDFAEHRRKFLPRTAWTSPCRSWFKSGTVDKEPMMWPGSRIQFFETIATPRWEDYDLKYTTSNRFGYWGNGFAQREQDGRDLTWYLGLIDGVDEQPALPDEDFEEFLMNK from the exons ATGGGTTCTCTCCCCGCACCCCCGGCCCAAGCCGAGTACCAAATCTTGGAGAAGCCAAGCCGAAGCGGAAGAAAGCTCCGCATCGTATgtctcggcggcggcgccagCGCTCTCAACTTAGCCCATGAAATCGATACCTGCAAGACCCTCGACCTGGACCTCGTCTGCTACGAAAAGAACCCTTCCATCGGCGGCACCTGGTATGAGAACCGCTATCCAGGCTGCGGATGCGACATCCCCTCTGTCAACTACCAGTTCTCATGGGCGCCGTCCCCAGAGTGGACGAAATT CTACTCGAGTGCTCCGGAGATCCTGCAGTATTTTAAGGACATCGCAGAGAAGTATGATCTCAACAAGTACATCCGCCTCAACCACACCGTGACGGGAGCGTTCTGGAACGAGGGGAAACAGAAGTGGAGCATCCAGATCCAAAAGGCAGACGGCACCACGATCGAAGACTCAGCCGATATCTTTGTCAACGCCAGCGGCGTGCTCAA CAAGTGGAAATGGCCCGCCATCAAGGGCAGAGAAACTTTCAAAGGCAAGATGATGCACAGCGCCAACTGGGATAATAGCATCGATCTTACGGGCAAGAAGGTTGGCGTGATTGGCTCTGGTTCTTCTGCAGTTCAAATCGTTCCCAATATCCAGCCGA TCGTCGGTAGTCTAAGTTGTTTCATCAGAAGTTCTTCCTGGGTCGTCGGCGGTTTCGGTCAGCGCTTTGCTGGAAAGAAGGGCAGCAACTTCGAGT ACAGCGAAGAACAACACGAGATCCTTCGAAAAGACCCCAAGAAATACCTCGCATACAGGAAGAAGATTGAGTCCGAGTTGAACTCCCGCTTCCGCTTCATTCTCAATGGCTCAAAGGAACAGGCCGATGCCAAAGCG TTCGCGGCCGAAGATATGCGCAGCAAGCTCGCCAGCAGGCCGGATCTCCAAGACCTCATCATCCCGAAAGACTTCGCCGTCGGCTGTAGGAGGCCAACTCCTGGAAACGGATACCTCGAGGCGCTCTGCGAAGACAACGTGAACGTCGTCTCTTCAAGTATCCAGGAAATCACACCCAACGGAATGAAGACTGCAGATGGAGTGGAACACGAGTTCGACATTATTGTTTGCGCTACGGGCTTCGACGTTAGCTGGAGGCCGCACTACCCTACGATAGGCCGCGATGGCGTTAGTCTCAGCGAGTACTGGCGGGATACACCAAACACCTACCTCTCCATGACAGTTGCTAACATGCCGAACTACATCA TCTTCAACGGTCCTTACGGTCCCTACGGCCACGGAAGTTTCCTCCCCATCACCGAAACGGTGGCGAGATACGTGATGCAAATGCTCCACAAGATGTCAGAGGAAGAGATATCCTCCTTCTGCCCAAAGCAGGAGGCCGTCAACGACTTTGCCGAGCACCGGCGCAAGTTTCTGCCGCGTACGGCATGGACCTCACCATGCCGATCCTGGTTCAAGAGCGGCACTGTGGACAAGGAGCCCATGATGTGGCCAGGCTCGCGTATCCAGTTCTTCGAGACAATTGCCACACCGCGCTGGGAGGACTACGATCTCAAGTATACGACGAGCAATCGGTTCGGATACTGGGGCAACGGCTTTGCGCAACGCGAGCAGGATGGCCGAGATTTGACCTGGTACCTTGGACTGATTGATGGCGTTGATGAGCAGCCTGCGCTGCCTGACGAGGATTTTGAGGAGTTTCTCATGAACAAATAG